The Mytilus galloprovincialis chromosome 3, xbMytGall1.hap1.1, whole genome shotgun sequence genomic interval ttgtaaaagtcaagtttcatcaatgtattttaagcatttatcTGAAACAGAGTGGAAATAATCTATGttacctagaagcttagaatatatttatgaaagtggttgacacaaacatactgatgattttatgagttatctcccttaacctaggtctacctccttaaattaGTTATTGTATTTATGTTAGAAGGACCTTTAGctaaaacaaaacatatgtaGCTGTATAAAACACCAAATATGAAGGATCAACTGATTATGGTTTTAAGTTAATACATTGCTATGGATAATTGTCAGCACCAAAACCAGTTGTCTATCAAAATGAAAAGTAACTGCATCAAACAATCaaaaaaaacctttaattttttgttttcttatttgcaGGAGATGGGCCGCCATGATGATTTATGGTCACTGTTTTACATGCTAGTAGAATTTCTATCTGGCCAGTTACCGTGGAGGAAGATCAAAGACAAAGAACAAGTCGGCATAATGAAAGATAAATATGATCACTCGTCACTTTTGAAAAACATGCCGAATGAATTTGCCACATTTCTTGAACACATTTGTAAGTTAGAATACTTTGACAAACCTGACTACCAGATGTTACACACATTACTTGATCAGTGTATAAAACGTAAAGGAATTAAAGAATCGGATGCTTACGACTGGGAAAAGATCTACTCTGATGGTTCTGTAGCTACCACGATAACAACGTCACCTCCGATAGGAATTAAACAGACACATGGACAggggtacatatatatatatttgattttttattgacTGACGTTTTATTTAATAAGTTGTAAGTGCGTTAGTGCCATTATTATTTATTGACTaccattgtatacatgtattttcaatcatgaagtaataattgtttgtttgtgtaatttaGTTCAGCTCATGGCTGACATTTTTTGAAGCCATATTAATGAACCAAGTACCCATGTTCTGTACTTTAAAATGGATGGAAATTTGCCGGGGTCCATTAACCAATGGCACCCAAAATTTGAGCAAGGCTACaaattgttttaaacatttttgtttgatcaTATAGCACTATAATATCTATATCTTATTGGTCCATTTAAAGATATTGACTAGGCAACCCTCTATAAATACAGTTTTCATTCCTGAGTCTTTAGGCCATTCTATTAAAACATATATGATACCCAAAGAATGCACTTTGAAAATTGGGTAGAAAAAAAAAGCTGTAGTGTCAACTATAAAATTATTCTAATACTTCATTGTACAAAAACTCCCATCAAAAGATGACATTTTGAAATGCCTTTCCTGGATCTCAAGAACAgctcttttaaaacatttaaaaaaaaaaaatctttgtgcatatgtcaatgagacagcaacccaataacacaaataaccaatagacaaTCTTCAATCAGTCAAAATATATGCAATGTTTAAAAGGTATATATCATCAGAACCACAATATTTAGTGTTGACatgattaacaaattaaaataaatccaAAATTGATGGTCCAAATGAAACTTTAGAAtagatatacaaatataaattttcattgtATCTTTCATTTTAGGCTTCAGCCAGGAGGACCTCACACACCAGGACATGGGGCAACAGAAGCCATGGATGAAAATCTCAGTCAGGATGAGGTCGAGGACAAGAAGATGAAAGATTATATCATCGATAGtaaaaatattgataacaaaCTACGTGAAGAACATGGCATTATGGAAAACCAGGAACCGAGAGGCGTACTGGAGATACAGGAAAAACATCAAGTGGAAGAATTAGTTAAAGAAGAAACCGTTGAAAATATTGCCAAACCTGAAACTAATATTGATATACTGGCTGAACGGTTGAATAAGATTATGAAAACTGAAGTCAAAGTTGAGGAACAAAAGCAGGATGTTGAAATTACACAAGATAATAGAGAGATTGTTCCGAAAATAACACCAGCCAAAAAAGTTATGATCATGCCTGAAAAAGATGTAGATGTTGATGATAATGATAGACATAGGGATGAAACTGTAGGTAAAAGAAGGGATTCTGGGATTGATCATATTAGTAAGGCAGGCATTACTTTTGCTGTCATGGAAACAGAAGATAAAACACATGATGGTGTCCTTGATGAGAATGCTACCCGAGCAGCCCCATTAACAGTAGCTAGTCAATGGCAGTCAGCCTTTGGTTCTAGCTCTGATAGTTCTAATGATGAGAGTGAAGGTGATAATAATGCTAAAGCCAAAAAGTTGTCTAAACATAGAATGAACACTTTAGGGGATGAGGAAGAATGGCGTCCAGATAATGCTTTACGTAATTCTCTTGTGTTACAGGATGATAATGATTTTCTTAAAGGATCTCTGAATTTCTTAGATGACGAATTAAATGAAAGCGATAGTCAAAGTAAAAGAAAAGATTCTCATATGAAAACTAGTTCATCATTGGGACATATTGGTGATAGACATTTATTGAAATCTAGTCCCGGCAAAGGAGCTCTGAAAGACAAAAACACTTTAATGTCGTTATTAAAACAAGGAGGAAGGTCATCACCTCTGGCATTCAAAGAGGGTTTATTACCTTCCTTAGGCCAGTTTAAAGTGGGTCCGTATGGTAAGCCACCAACGCCACAATCAAAAAGGGACAGTTCACCAGCAAAAAAAGGAACTAAACGGGAAGAAAATTCAGGTGTTAAAATGAAACGATCAGAAAGTGAAGGGAATAAATTAGATAAAATAGACAATATAATGAAGGGATTACTGGAGGAAAGTGATAAGTTTTCTATTGTAAAGTTTGACAATGATAAGCCTGACATTGCTCAAACGGACATTGATACAGTAGATCCAAAACCTGAGATTAAACCTAGTCAACAAATCACTGCCCCTCCTCGACACAAAAGTGCAATAGATCAACCCGATCAAATTACCTCTAATCCTTACGGTACGATTTTAGATTTCAATTCTATAGGTAAACATTCGGAGCCTAGTACAAAACCAAAAATATCTGTTGATAAAACAATTAATCCAGTCAAACTTGATATTACAGACACTTTAAAACCAGTGAAAACTAGTGATAATGATAGTGGAATTCATATTACTGATAAAACTTCCGATTCTATTTTAAGATGTTTAGACGATAATGTGCCGACAGACAAAGTTGGTCATGTGACTGATGTATCATATCAGTCACCGTTATCAAATCTCTTGTCAAATCCTGGACCACAGTTACACATACCCACTAGTCTAGAAATTATAAATAGCCTCCCATCATCGCCAAAGAGAAGACAACTCCCTGTAATACAACAAGATAATGAAAGTAGGAAAATAACCGTTAGTAAAAATACTGAGTCATTAGAAAAAGCTGTGAGTAAGAA includes:
- the LOC143069526 gene encoding uncharacterized protein LOC143069526 — encoded protein: MTTEDLLVPGVVIKERWKVTKKIGGGGFGEIYEGTDLITKESVALKLESSQQAKQVLKMEVAVLKKLQGRDHVCRFIGCGRNDKYNYVVMTLQGKNLAELRRSQSRGCFSLSTTLRLGAQMLKAIESIHEVGFLHRDVKPSNFAMGRLQKDCKKVFMLDFGLARQYTTATGEVRPPRTAAGFRGTVRYASVNAHKNKEMGRHDDLWSLFYMLVEFLSGQLPWRKIKDKEQVGIMKDKYDHSSLLKNMPNEFATFLEHICKLEYFDKPDYQMLHTLLDQCIKRKGIKESDAYDWEKIYSDGSVATTITTSPPIGIKQTHGQGLQPGGPHTPGHGATEAMDENLSQDEVEDKKMKDYIIDSKNIDNKLREEHGIMENQEPRGVLEIQEKHQVEELVKEETVENIAKPETNIDILAERLNKIMKTEVKVEEQKQDVEITQDNREIVPKITPAKKVMIMPEKDVDVDDNDRHRDETVGKRRDSGIDHISKAGITFAVMETEDKTHDGVLDENATRAAPLTVASQWQSAFGSSSDSSNDESEGDNNAKAKKLSKHRMNTLGDEEEWRPDNALRNSLVLQDDNDFLKGSLNFLDDELNESDSQSKRKDSHMKTSSSLGHIGDRHLLKSSPGKGALKDKNTLMSLLKQGGRSSPLAFKEGLLPSLGQFKVGPYGKPPTPQSKRDSSPAKKGTKREENSGVKMKRSESEGNKLDKIDNIMKGLLEESDKFSIVKFDNDKPDIAQTDIDTVDPKPEIKPSQQITAPPRHKSAIDQPDQITSNPYGTILDFNSIGKHSEPSTKPKISVDKTINPVKLDITDTLKPVKTSDNDSGIHITDKTSDSILRCLDDNVPTDKVGHVTDVSYQSPLSNLLSNPGPQLHIPTSLEIINSLPSSPKRRQLPVIQQDNESRKITVSKNTESLEKAVSKNSELLNKVNSKKSGSVENLVNKTDESLEKVMKKNTELSEKLVHKKVELPAKVVKPVIPKKPAIEIKLNLDEFKSSNQTINIMEMDDHLDLDDFESAKHLFDSGAKIDLDNLDSDRQSSHSSHHDDKAINKDKKETKPVISSLKSESQRGKVRKHNKLHFGVKDGKLVRNTMSPILEDPSKLVKEQLRISSSKTSNKKDSKESESKEKLKSDSSNERLSRADKPADQKRSNSVKLKRSSSASRLDRTTKDLEDVKDKLSSLSPNPPDADRLPKPPPGHAPKNAAVLARRRRYKMASTNTSPREPSSPRAQ